The DNA region CGGCTTTTCATGTGGGTCGCCCATGCCGAACAGGACGCCAGCGCCTTCTCGATGAAAGTAAAACGTGGATTCGAAGTCGATCACCATGATCCGGGAGTCGGGCACGTTCCAGTTGCCGCCTGACGCCGGAGGCTGCGCGATGAAGATGTGCCGCCGGTACGCCTCCACCGGCACGTCAACGCCGGCCATGCGCCCGACCGCTCGTGCGTACGGGCCAGCCGCATTCACCACTACTGGCGCATCGATTGCGCCGCCAGTGGTTTCGACGCCGGCCACACGACCGCCGACGACCCGCACCCCTGTCACTTCCGTTTCCCGCAGGATCGAGACGCCTGCGGCCTGGGCACTCTTGGCGAAGCCCATCGTGACGCCGTTGGGATCAGCAATGCCATCGCGTTGGCAGAACGTGGCGCCGATGACGTGCTCTGTCACAAGCCCGGGAGCCAGGGCGGCCGCCGCGTCCGCGTCCAGCCAGTCCACCGCGATGCCGAGGCGCCGTTGTCGCTCGACGTTGGCGGTAAAGACCTCCACACTTGCCGGCGACGAGAGCAGGAACAGATATCCGTCCTGGTGGAAGTCGATGTCCGCGCCGACTTCTTCCTTGAATCGCTCGAGTACACCAATCGACTCAATCGACAGGCGGATGTTCGCGTCGTGTGAAAATTGATGCCGCACACCACCCGCGTTCCGACCGGTGGAACCGGTGCCCAGCAACTGTTCGCGCTCAACAAGCACCACATTCGTGACACCGCGCCGCGCCAGATGGAACGCCACGCTCGCGCCCATGCACCCGCCACCCACGATCACGACATCAGCTGTCCGCGTCATTTCCCCAGTTCCTAACTTCCTAATTTCCTAATTTTCTTAAATGGTCCAACAAGGTGCTGCCAGTAGCCGTCAGGAATCCGCGTGTCGCTCAGTCCGTATCGCTCGGGCCAGCGGTCGCCGGGACAATAGTAGGTGCCAAACAGTCGATCGATCCACGGCAGGTGCACCGCGAAGTTCTTGTCCAGCGCCTCCGTCTCGGAGCTGTGGTGCCAGTGGTGGAAACGCGGAGTCACGATGAAGCCTTCGGCGCGGCCGAAGCGGAAGCGCACGTTGGCGTGAATAAAGACGGCGTGGAACGACACAAACACCAGGTAGGCGTAGACCGGCCCGTCGGCGAATCCCAGCAGCGCGATGGGGACAAACGTGAAGCCGCGCGTAAGCACGACGTCCACCAGATGCAGGCGCGATCCAGCGAGCCAGTCGATCGCTTCGCTTGAATGGTGAATGGCGTGGAACCGCCACAACCACGGCACGCGATGGAACAGCCGATGCATCGTGTATTCACCGAGATCGGCGAGCAGCACAATCAGCAGGAACTGCACCACCCATGGCAGGGCAGACACGGAGTCCTGCAGCTGCGGAGCCACCACCAGGCGCGTGGCCGCGGCTGCCGGCGCGAGCGTGAGCCACGCTGACACCTGCACCAGCAGGTGACTGGCGAAGAAGTGGGCGACGTCGGTGGTCCAGCCCGGCCTGAACGTTGACTGCGATGGCCGCTGGGCGAACACACGCTCCAGTGGAACGAAGATCAACGCGAGCAGGAACAGGTTGAGCAGGAACCAGTCCAGTCCCAGGCCGATCCCACCCGCGCCCACGTCGGCCACCGGCACCGACGCGCCACCCAGGAGCGACGCGACGAGCGCCAGGCCCATGCCCGTGAAGCCCAGCACTTTACGTCGCCGAAGCAGCGCGCTCAGCAGCCCGAGGAAGAACGCGCCGCCGATCACCGTGGCCACGAGCGGCCGGATCCAGCTCAGTGCGTAGACGGCCCGGACGCCGGGAAACGTCAGGGCCTCCGGCAGGTGGAAACACGCGACTCCACCGACGGCCAGAACCCCCAGAAAGACCGCGATCGTGCCGCTCGCCCAACCGCTCCCGAACGTCGTCTTCTCATCGTCGTCAAAGAGTCGCGCCAGCCAACGGTCGAGGGCCGGGCGGTCGTGGGGAGTGGTGGACATGACCGCAGCGAATCATACGGCGAGTTGGACCCGCCCCGGCAAATGGGACATAATCCGGCGCCCATCCAGGGCGCCCGAGGGGAGACCTCATGCAATCTCAGAAATTTGTCGTCACGTCAGTGCTCGCCGCGGTCCTGCTTTTCACAATCGGCGGTTTGGTGTACGGATCGGTGCTCGCGAATTTTTTCGCTGCGAACATGGGTTCGGCGACGGGCATCACCAAAGAACCCGCTGATTTCTGGGCGATTGTCGTCGGTGAGCTGGCTGGCGGCACGTTGTTGACGCTGGTCATCGCGGGCTGGGCCAGGGTGGGTACCGCAGCCGGAGGCGCCAAGGTCGGCGCCGTCATGGCGTTGATGATGACCATCAACTTCGACTTTGTGCTGTACGGCACATCGAACGTGGCGAATCTCACCGCGGCATGTGTGGACGTGTTGGTTAATACAGTCCGCTACGCGATTGTCGGCGCGTTTGTCGGTTGGATGACCGGCCGCGGCAGATGAGTACACTTATCGCGTGCAGGCGCGTTTCGATTTCAGCCCAGCCCATCGCTCGCCGCTGTTGTTCCGGTCGCCCGACCGGATCGTAGTTGCGCGGACACTCGACGAAGTGCCGGCGGCGATGGCGGCCGTCGATGAGGGATTGCGCGATGGTCTGTATGCGGCCGGTTACGTGGCGTACGAGACCGCTTCGGCGTTTGATCGAGCACTGACGACCCACGCTCACGCCCCGCCGGGTGCCCCGCTTGTGTATTTCGGGTTGTTTCCGGCTGTGGAAACGGCGTCGCCGCTGGCTGACACAGAGCTGCCGGCTTCAATCGACTGGACGCCAGAGTTGTCTGCGGCCGATCACGCGCGCGGTGTGGCCGCCATTCGGGAGGCCATCGCCGAGGGCGAGACGTACCAGATCAACTACACATTCCGTCTGCGGGCGGCCTTGGATCCGTCGGGCCTGGAATCGCTGTATCTCCACCTCGCCGGCGTCGAGCGCGTTCCCTACGCCGCGTTTCTCGACTTTGGCGACTGGCAGGTCCTGTCGCTGTCGCCGGAATTGTTCTTTCAACTTGAGAATGGGCGCCTTGTCACGCGGCCGATCAAGGGCACAGCGCCGCGGGGACGTTGGGCCGAAGAGGACGCGGCGCTTGGCGACGGGTTGCGGGCGTCGGCGAAGAACCGCGCGGAGAACGTCATGATCGTGGACCTGTGCCGCAACGACCTGAGTCGCGTCTGCGACGTTGGGTCTGTGCGGGCATCCGCGTTGTGCGAGGTGGAACCGTACCAGACCGTGTGGCAAATGGTGTCTACCGTTGAGGGCCAGGCCCGTCCTGGCATCGGACTCGGCGATGTGTTTGGCGCGTTGTTTCCGGCCGGCTCAATTACAGGTGCACCCAAGTCCAGCAGCATGCGCCTCATCGCGTCACTCGAACACAGCCCTCGCGGTGTGTATTGCGGCGCCATCGGTTTCGCGTCGCCTGATGGACGCGCTGAGTTCAACGTGGCCATTCGGACCCTGACGGTGAACCGTGTGAGTGGCGCGGCGGAATATGGCGTGGGAGGCGGCATCACGTGGGATTCGACGCCGGCTGACGAACATGCCGAGGCACTCAGCAAAGCCGCGTGCCTGGAAGTCAGGCCGCCATTTGGGCTGATAGAGACCATGCGACTTCGAGCACGGCTCGTTGGTGAGAAGCGAACGGCACCTGGCTCGGCTTTCAGATTCTGCGAGCTACTTTGGCTTTAACTGCGATCTGGCTTCAGTTCG from Acidobacteriota bacterium includes:
- a CDS encoding FAD-binding oxidoreductase is translated as MTRTADVVIVGGGCMGASVAFHLARRGVTNVVLVEREQLLGTGSTGRNAGGVRHQFSHDANIRLSIESIGVLERFKEEVGADIDFHQDGYLFLLSSPASVEVFTANVERQRRLGIAVDWLDADAAAALAPGLVTEHVIGATFCQRDGIADPNGVTMGFAKSAQAAGVSILRETEVTGVRVVGGRVAGVETTGGAIDAPVVVNAAGPYARAVGRMAGVDVPVEAYRRHIFIAQPPASGGNWNVPDSRIMVIDFESTFYFHREGAGVLFGMGDPHEKPSFDLTVQWDFLEQISPVAARRLPALADAPIAHAWAGLYEVTPDANPIIGAARDLPGFFLINGFSGHGFQHSPAAGRILADLIVERDPGMDLTPFALERFENRSAGGEHYVV
- a CDS encoding sterol desaturase family protein, with amino-acid sequence MSTTPHDRPALDRWLARLFDDDEKTTFGSGWASGTIAVFLGVLAVGGVACFHLPEALTFPGVRAVYALSWIRPLVATVIGGAFFLGLLSALLRRRKVLGFTGMGLALVASLLGGASVPVADVGAGGIGLGLDWFLLNLFLLALIFVPLERVFAQRPSQSTFRPGWTTDVAHFFASHLLVQVSAWLTLAPAAAATRLVVAPQLQDSVSALPWVVQFLLIVLLADLGEYTMHRLFHRVPWLWRFHAIHHSSEAIDWLAGSRLHLVDVVLTRGFTFVPIALLGFADGPVYAYLVFVSFHAVFIHANVRFRFGRAEGFIVTPRFHHWHHSSETEALDKNFAVHLPWIDRLFGTYYCPGDRWPERYGLSDTRIPDGYWQHLVGPFKKIRKLGS
- the pabB gene encoding aminodeoxychorismate synthase component I, with amino-acid sequence MQARFDFSPAHRSPLLFRSPDRIVVARTLDEVPAAMAAVDEGLRDGLYAAGYVAYETASAFDRALTTHAHAPPGAPLVYFGLFPAVETASPLADTELPASIDWTPELSAADHARGVAAIREAIAEGETYQINYTFRLRAALDPSGLESLYLHLAGVERVPYAAFLDFGDWQVLSLSPELFFQLENGRLVTRPIKGTAPRGRWAEEDAALGDGLRASAKNRAENVMIVDLCRNDLSRVCDVGSVRASALCEVEPYQTVWQMVSTVEGQARPGIGLGDVFGALFPAGSITGAPKSSSMRLIASLEHSPRGVYCGAIGFASPDGRAEFNVAIRTLTVNRVSGAAEYGVGGGITWDSTPADEHAEALSKAACLEVRPPFGLIETMRLRARLVGEKRTAPGSAFRFCELLWL